In one window of Bos taurus isolate L1 Dominette 01449 registration number 42190680 breed Hereford chromosome 15, ARS-UCD2.0, whole genome shotgun sequence DNA:
- the OR4C180 gene encoding olfactory receptor family 4 subfamily C member 180 translates to MKLNNNVTEFILLGLSQDPVRKKIVFVTFLFLYLGMLLGNFLIISTIKTSRTLGSPMYFFLFHLSLSDTFLSTSIAPRVIVDALREKSTISFNECMIQVFASHFFGCLEIFILILMAVDRYVAICKPLRYITLMSHRVCGVLVTVAWVGSCVHSSAQILLALSLPFCGRNVIDHYFCDLQPLLKLACTDTYATNLLLVSNSGAICTVSFVMLMFSYAIILHSLRNHSAEGRKKALSTCISHIIVVILFFGPCIFIYTRPATTFPMDKMIAVFYTVGTPLINPLTYSLRNTEVKNAMRMLWGKKLITGDKI, encoded by the coding sequence ATGAAGCTGAACAATAATGTGACTGAGTTCATTCTACTTGGGTTATCACAGGATCCTGTTAGGAAGAAAATAGTGTTTGTCactttcttgtttttatatctgGGGATGTTACTGGGTAACTTCCTGATTATTTCCACCATCAAGACCAGCAGGACACTTGGGAGTCCAATGtacttcttccttttccactTATCTTTATCTGATACCTTTCTCTCAACTTCCATAGCCCCTAGAGTGATTGTCGATGCCCTTAGGGAAAAGAGCACAATCTCCTTCAATGAGTGCATGATCCAAGTCTTTGCATCACATTTTTTTGGTTGCCTAGAGATCTTCATCCTTATTCTCATGGCTgttgaccgctatgtggccatctgtaagccCCTTCGATACATAACCCTCATGAGCCATCGAGTCTGTGGTGTCTTGGTGACTGTGGCCTGGGTAGGGTCTTGCGTTCATTCTTCAGCTCAGATTCTTCTAGCCTTGAGTCTGCCTTTCTGCGGTCGCAATGTGATAGATCACTATTTTTGTGACTTGCAGCCTTTGTTGAAACTTGCCTGTACAGACACTTATGCGACCAACCTACTCTTGGTGTCCAACAGTGGGGCTATCTGTACAGTGAGTTTTGTCATGCTGATGTTCTCCTATGCTATCATCTTGCATTCTCTGAGAAACCACAGTgctgaagggaggaagaaagcccTATccacctgcatctcccacatcaTCGTGGTCATCTTGTTCTTTGGTCCTTGCATATTTATCTACACACGTCCTGCAACTACCTTCCCCATGGATAAGATGATAGCTGTGTTTTATACAGTTGGAACACCTTTGATAAACCCCCTGACTTACTCACTAAGGAATACAGAAGTGAAAAATGCCATGAGAATGTTATGGGGTAAGAAACTGATCACAGGTGACAAAATATAA